The genomic region ATCCCGTTTCGCATGCGAAACGGGATTTTTTTATGCCAGAATCTTAAGTCGAAACTGGCTCTAAAATGAAAAGCCCCTCAAATCTACGACTTGAGGGGCTTCGTTATTTCCAATGAAGGAACGGTTCAAATGAACGCGCTGCTTCTCTTATCGATTTGACATCGGATTGTAAGGTCTTTCGTTGGCTCCAGTATAGATCTGACGAGGACGACCGATCGGCTCTTTATTGGCCATCATCTCTTTCCATTGAGCAATCCATCCTGGAAGACGACCCATAGCAAACATTACCGTGAACATCTCGGTTGGAATACCAATTGCCTTGTAAATGATTCCAGAGTAGAAATCCACGTTAGGGTAAAGATTTCGCTCTTTAAAGTAATCATCATTAAGAGCCACATGCTCCAATTGCTTGGCCAGATCAAGAATTGGATCGCTCACACCTAATTTCTCCAATACATCATCGCAAGATTTTTTGATGATGGTTGCGCGAGGGTCAAAGTTCTTGTAAACACGATGACCGAATCCCATGATGCGGAATGGATCGTCTTTATCTTTTGCTTTATCAATCCACTTTTGCATGTTGCCGCCATCCTTTTGGATGTTCTCCAACATTTCAATGACAGCTTGATTGGCGCCACCATGAAGCGGACCCCAAAGTGCAGAAACACCAGCAGCAATAGAAGCATAAAGATTAGCTCTTGAAGAACCGACTATTCTCACAGTTGAAGTAGAGCAGTTTTGCTCATGATCTGCATGAAGAATAAGCAGCTGATCCAAGGCTCTAACGATAACTGGATCTGGTTCGTAGTCTTCAGTTGGAACAGAGAACATCATATTCATGAAATTCTCGCAGTAGTTGTATTTGTTCTTTGGATAAACAACAGGATGACCAACAGAATTCTTGTGAGACCATGCAGCAATTGTGCTGATCTTGGCAATAAGTCTGATGATGGTCAGATCAACTTTTTCCTCTTCGCGATCTGGATCAAGACTTTCTGGATAGAAAGTTGAAAGCGAAATAAGGTTTGAAGCAAGAACTCCCATTGGATGGGCTTTTCTTGGAAACGCTTCAAAAAACTCTTTCATGTCTTCATGAATGAGTGTGTGTCGAGTGATTTTTTCCGTCCAATCTTGGAAATCCGGTTTAGACGGAAGTTCACCGTATATTAATAGGTATGCTACCTCCAAAAATGTTGACTTCTCAGCCAACTGTTCTATTGGATAACCTCTGTATCTCAGAATCCCCTTTTCGCCATCCAAAAATGTGATGGCGCTACTTGTTGCCCCTGTATTCTTGTAGCCACTATCAAATGTGATGAGACCCGTCATATCTCGCAACTTGCGAATATCAATTCCTTGTTCGTTCTCCGTTCCGGTAATTACCGGTAGTTCAATTACTTGATCTCCTACACGGATCTCAGCTTTGTCGCTCATTTGTTTGTGTCAATAAAAGGTTTTGTTTCTGTCCTGCGATTATACGAAAAATTCAATCATTCAAATTGTCATAAACCTTTGATCTGAACAAGTTTTGCAATCGAATAACCAATGTTTTAACAATGCTTTTTACTCAAGTCCTGTCCTCTTGGTTACAACAAAAAAAGACGCTGATCGTTCAGCGTCTTCTTCATTTTCCTTCCATTTAATGTGGCGGGCCACCAGGGATTTTAGTGCGGTCTTTGGCACCACGCAGTAGTTCCTTTCTAAAACCTTGCTCTGCTCCATGTAATAGAACCACTTTTTGCATTGGGAGTATCTTCTTAAATCGTTCGTTGTATTCCTTTTTCAGGTCCAGCTCTTGTTGCTCAAACGCCAGTTCTTTATCTACCGCAGCCGATAATTCCGCATCAGATAGTTCTGCTTGATTCTTTTTCGTGCTAATTCTATTGTCGCGTCTTTTTGACCGAATCGACTGCATCTTACCTTCCAACTCGTTGTAAAGAGGCCAAAATTGCTGAGCTTCCTCAGGCGTTAGATTCAATTCGCTGGTCAGATAAGCTACTTTGAGCGCCTCCAATCTTTCTCTTTTAGATGGTTCAAGTTCTTCTTGAGCCTTCACCAACTGAATGGAGTTCAGCAATACGGCAATTGTCAATAATATCAGCTTCTTCATGTCAGATTTCTATTTCATCAATAATTGTGTTCCATTCCATTTCTTCTTCAGCGTTTAGATAATCAATGACGTCTTCTTCTGAAAGAGTGTTTTGCGTCATTGTTGCATCGCTATAATCAACCAGATCATAGCCGACCAATTCTGTGGGTTGAAGATCTGCGTAGTAAGTAAGTTCTTGAACCGAGATTGAGGCTAAGACGGTATCAAAATCAGGCGTGGCGCTTTTGTTTGGAAGAAAAAAGAACCAAGCAGCTAAAGCCATTGCTGCAATTCCAAAACTTGGAACCAACCATCGAGTCAAACGGATAGCGGGTTTTTCAACATCAACTTCTGAAGCTCGAACATTCTCCATAACCCGTGGAGCCAGGTTCTCAAAATATCCAGCAGGAACTTTGAAAGGATTCCGCGTCAGATCTGATTCTGAAGCTCCTTCAAAATGAAGCGTTGATTCGTTTGGTTCCGTTGTGTTTTTCATTTCGATTGATTGACAACGATTTTTGGGAAAGGTTTAATTTTTGAATCCTACTGTAGAATTACCGCTTAACAAATGCTTCTATTTTCTTCACTGCGTGATGATACGATGCTTTTAGTGCGCCAACCGAAGTTCCCGTCACTTCGGCAATTTCTTCATACTTCATTTCATCA from Flavobacteriales bacterium harbors:
- a CDS encoding citrate synthase codes for the protein MSDKAEIRVGDQVIELPVITGTENEQGIDIRKLRDMTGLITFDSGYKNTGATSSAITFLDGEKGILRYRGYPIEQLAEKSTFLEVAYLLIYGELPSKPDFQDWTEKITRHTLIHEDMKEFFEAFPRKAHPMGVLASNLISLSTFYPESLDPDREEEKVDLTIIRLIAKISTIAAWSHKNSVGHPVVYPKNKYNYCENFMNMMFSVPTEDYEPDPVIVRALDQLLILHADHEQNCSTSTVRIVGSSRANLYASIAAGVSALWGPLHGGANQAVIEMLENIQKDGGNMQKWIDKAKDKDDPFRIMGFGHRVYKNFDPRATIIKKSCDDVLEKLGVSDPILDLAKQLEHVALNDDYFKERNLYPNVDFYSGIIYKAIGIPTEMFTVMFAMGRLPGWIAQWKEMMANKEPIGRPRQIYTGANERPYNPMSNR